Proteins encoded by one window of Carassius carassius chromosome 30, fCarCar2.1, whole genome shotgun sequence:
- the LOC132111043 gene encoding girdin-like isoform X1, with product MDTTERDAFTPLLEDFLRSPLVCWVNTVSPLGSGGSHLSDFMTLVDGVHLNDVMTDINPKSSVQRVHRKVRNDPALRIQNLSLLVQQIKSCYQETLQQLVVMPLPDVLVLGRTPLSEQGLEEMRKILLLLLGCAVQCNRKEDYIDRIQTLDFDTRAAIVAHIQEVTHNQENVFDLQCVEESECVPHDKDAIFRQLTFNLKRLVDERDQHAETIVSLTLERDSALAPSPGDSSSMRRTESVQHLSVELADAKARIRRLRQELEEKSEQLLDCRQEVEHLETEVKRLQQESLQVLCEVRALRVYRDELDALREKAVRVERLESEVKRCREKLQDMEFFQTRVEELKEDSQVLLETRSVLEDQLESYRARSDKHHQLEKENLLLQSKIHELEMERDMDRKRMEDLLEENLALEMAQKQSMDESLHLGWELEQLSKTTPELTEVLQKSLGDEVNELTSSQLLKLEKENQMLLKSLEELKSDAHLHLDRDQQKLSQQVKGLEQENDHLNQTIASLRQRSQVSAEARVKDIEKENRVLHESIKETSSKLNKMEFESKQLRKDLEHYKEKGERAEELEMEVHRLEREKESLQKRLAALSITCGKVEVLEKENAELEAESRKLKKAADGLRNVSYQLEVLEKENTQLDEENLALRRMVESLRSTGAKAAQLELENKELESERTQLKKSLELLKASSKKNERLEVSYQSLDAENQRLQKALESGSRKVQQLEGELQDTEMENQSLQQSLEELKISSKGLEQLAQENMALEQENNQLERDKKQLEKENKRLRQQAEIKDSRLDEDNLRISHLEKENRTLGKELTALKDTCGRIKDLEKDNKELVKQATIDKRTLVTLREELVNEKLKTQQINNDLEKLTHELEKIGLDKEGLLGDEESSDDRFKLLECKLESTLKSSLEIKVEKIAALEARLQESSNLNQQLRHELKTVKKNYEALRQRQEEECSAQSSPARGREDTQSKWEKESQEATRELLKLKDRLIEVERNNATLQAEKQALRTQLKQLESQSGNLQAQILALQRQTASLQENNTTLQTQNAKLQVENSTLNSQSAALMSQNAQLQTQQSGTESERDVAIREKEELRSVYDLLLHDHEKLSALHERQASEYEDLIGKHGELKSGHKSLELQHRSLENRYNQLLKQKTELEQLERELTAQREKMISDSRSHQDTAAQYQRLGEEHHTLSSTHQQLLKDNELLQTDHKSLKSQLNTARLEQTRLEAEFSKLKEQYQQLDITSTKLTNQCELLSQLKGNLEEENRHLLDQIQTLMLQNRTLLEQTMESKDLFHVEQRQYIDTLNELRRQKEKLEEKIMDQYKFCDPSPPRRRGNWITLKMKKLIKPKSRERMRFLTQTPPRSESSEGFLMLPQPDSQDSSSIGSGSNSLEDMLTHRSSTLKKLPFMRNRSKEKDRVKAIYRRSVSMNDLLQTMDLSEGQWSSSADHLEAPDEAIGSQHRKEFGSMDYAGLTLTRGRSARLHSDTGSAVSSDDITQPSSQENSVRRALGEYTSLVSVCDVMSCCSD from the exons AAACCCAAAGAGCAGCGTTCAGCGAGTCCACAGGAAGGTCAGGAACGACCCGGCACTGCGCATCCAGAACCTATCCCTCCTCGTGCAGCAGATCAAGTCCTGCTATCAG GAGACGCTGCAGCAGCTGGTGGTGATGCCACTTCCTGATGTGCTGGTGCTGGGCAGGACTCCTCTCAGCG agcAAGGACTGGAGGAGATGAGGAAGATCCTGCTGCTACTGCTGGGCTGTGCTGTACAg tgtaacAGGAAGGAGGACTACATCGACCGGATCCAGACGCTGGACTTTGACACACGGGCAGCCATCGTCGCTCACATTCAGGAG gtgacgCATAACCAGGAGAATGTGTTTGACCTTCAGTGTGTGGAGGAGAGTGAGTGTGTCCCACACGATAAAGATGCCATCTTTAGACAGCTGACCTTTAACCTTAAGCGCCTCGTTGACGAGAGAGACCAGCacgctgag acGATCGTGTCTCTGACTCTGGAGCGGGACAGTGCGCTCGCCCCATCGCCCGGAGACTCGTCCAGCATGAGACGCACAGAGAGCGTGCAGCATCTGTCTGTGGAGCTGGCCGACGCTAAAGCCAGGATCAGACGCCTGCGGCAGGAGCT AGAGGAGAAGAGCGAGCAGctgctggactgcagacaggaaGTGGAGCACCTGGAGACCGAGGTCAAGAGACTGCAGCAGGAA agcctGCAGGTGCTGTGTGAGGTGCGGGCGCTGCGGGTATACCgggacgagctggacgcgctccgagagaaggccgtgcGGGTGGAGCGGCTGGAGAGTGAGGTGAAGCGCTGCAGAGAGAAGCTCCAGGACATGGAGTTCTTCCAGACCAGAGTggag GAGCTGAAGGAGGACAGTCAGGTGCTGCTGGAGACCAGGAGCGTGCTGGAGGACCAGCTGGAGTCATACAGAGCTCGCTCAGATAAACATCACCAGCTGGAGAAGGAGAACCTGCTGCTGCAGAGCAAGATCCATGAGCTGGAGATG GAGCGAGACATGGACAGGAAGCGCATGGAGGATCTGCTGGAGGAGAACCTGGCACTGGAGATGGCCCAGAAACAGAGCATGGACGAGTCTCTACATCTGGGCTGGGAGCTGGAGCAGCTCTCCAAGACCACACCTGAGCTCACTGAAG tgctgcaGAAGTCTCTGGGGGACGAGGTGAACGAGCTGACGTCCAGTCAGCTGCTGAAGCTGGAGAAGGAGAACCAGATGCTGCTGAAGAGCCTGGAGGAGCTGAAGAGCGACGCACACCTGCACCTGGACAGAGACCAGCAGAAGCTCAGCCAGCAG GTCAAGGGTCTGGAGCAGGAGAACGATCATCTGAACCAGACCATCGCCTCTCTCAGACAGCGCTCTCAGGTCAGCGCCGAGGCCCGCGTCAAAGACATCGAGAAAGAAAACCGCGTGCTGCACGAGTCCATCAAAGAGACCAGCAGCAAGCTCAACAAGATGGAGTTTGAGAGCAAACAACTTCGCAAAGACCTGGAGCACTATAAAGAGAAAGGAGAAAGAGCCGAGGAGCTGGAGATGGAGGTCCATCGACTGGAGCGAGAGAAGGAGAGTCTGCAGAAGCGTCTCGCTGCTCTCTCCATCACCTGTGGGAAGGTGGAGGTGCTGGAGAAGGAGAATGCTGAGCTGGAAGCAGAGAGCAGGAAACTGAAGAAAGCGGCGGACGGTCTGAGGAACGTTTCCTATCAGCTGGAGGTCCTGGAGAAGGAAAACACTCAGCTGGATGAAGAAAACCTGGCGCTCCGGCGCATGGTAGAGTCTTTACGGTCCACCGGAGCAAAGGCTGCTCAGCTGGAGCTGGAGAACAAAGAGCTGGAGAGCGAGAGAACCCAACTCAAAAAGAGTCTCGAGCTCCTGAAGGCTTCGTCCAAAAAAAACGAGCGTCTGGAAGTCAGTTACCAAAGCCTGGACGCAGAGAACCAGCGGCTCCAGAAAGCCCTGGAGAGCGGCAGCCGCAAGGTTCAGCAGCTGGAGGGAGAACTGCAGGACACGGAGATGGAGAACCAGAGCCTGCAGCAGAGCCTGGAGGAGCTGAAGATCTCCAGCAAAGGTCTGGAGCAGCTGGCGCAGGAGAACATGGCCCTGGAGCAGGAGAACAACCAGCTGGAGAGGGACAAGAAGCAGCTGGAGAAGGAGAACAAGCGGCTGCGACAGCAGGCTGAAATCAAAGACTCCAGACTCGATGAAGACAACCTGCGCATCTCTCACCTCGAGAAGGAGAACCGCACGCTGGGCAAGGAGCTCACCGCTCTCAAAGACACGTGTGGCCGCATCAAAGACTTGGAGAAGGACAATAAAGAACTGGTCAAACAAGCAACCATAGACAAGAGGACCCTGGTCACTCTGAGAGAG GAGCTTGTCAATGAGAAATTAAAGACCCAGCAGATTAACAATGACCTGGAAAAGCTGACCCATGAGCTTGAGAAGATCGGCCTCGATAAAGAGGGGCTTCTGGGGGATGAAGAGAGCTCTGATGACAG GTTTAAGCTTCTGGAGTGTAAGCTGGAGTCCACTCTGAAGTCCTCTCTGGAGATCAAGGTGGAGAAGATCGCTGCGCTAGAAGCCCGACTGCAGGAGTCCTCCAACCTCAACCAGCAGCTGCGGCACGAGCTCAAAACG GTGAAGAAGAACTACGAGGCTCTGCGCCAGCGTCAGGAAGAGGAGTGTTCGGCTCAGAGCTCGCCTGCGAGAGGACGGGAGGACACACAGAGCAAATGGGAGAAGGAGAGTCAGGAGGCCACGCGAGAGCTTCTGAAGCTCAAAGACCGACTCATAGAGGTGGAGAGGAAC AACGCCACTCTCCAAGCAGAGAAGCAGGCTCTCCGGACGCAGCTGAAGCAGCTGGAGTCTCAGAGCGGCAATCTCCAGGCACAGATACTGGCTCTTCAGAGACAGACCGCGTCCCTACAGGAGAACAACACCACGCTACAAACACAGAACGCCAAACTACAG GTGGAGAACTCAACGCTGAACTCTCAGAGCGCCGCTCTCATGTCCCAGAATGCTCAGCTGCAGACGCAGCAGTCCGGCACAGAGAGCGAGAGGGACGTGGCCATTCGAGAGAAGGAAGAGCTGCGCTCGGTCTACGATCTGCTGCTGCACGACCACGAGAAGCTGTCTGCTCTGCACGAGAGACAGGCCTCAGAGTACGAGGATCTGATCGGCAAACACGGAGAGCTGAAGAGCGGCCACAAGAGCCTGGAGCTGCAGCACCGCAGTCTGGAGAACAG ataCAATCAGCTGCTGAAGCAGAAGACCGAGCTGGAGCAGCTGGAGAGAGAGCTCACAGCACAGCGAGAGAAGATGATCTCTGACAGCAGGAGCCATCAGGACACGGCCGCACAGTACCAGAGGCTCGGCGAGGAGCACCACAC GCTGAGCTCCACGCACCAGCAGCTCCTGAAGGACAACGAGCTCCTGCAGACAGATCATAAGAGCCTCAAGAGTCAGCTGAACACGGCCCGGCTGGAGCAGACGCGTCTGGAGGCAGAGTTCTCCAAACTCAAAGAACAGTACCAGCAGCTGGACATAACCTCCACCAAACTCACCAACCAGTGCGAG TTGTTAAGTCAGCTGAAGGGGAACCTTGAGGAAGAGAACCGGCATTTGCTGGATCAGATCCAGACCCTCATGCTGCAGAACCGGACCCTGCTGGAGCAGACCATGGAGAGCAAAGACCTGTTCCACGTCGAGCAGAGACAATACAT tgacacactcAATGAACTgaggagacagaaagagaaacttGAGGAGAAGATCATGGATCAGTATAAATTTTGTGACCCATCACCTCCACGAAG GAGGGGCAACTGGATCACGCTGAAGATGAAGAAACTGATCAAGCCAAAGAGTCGTGAGCGTATGCGCTTTCTCACACAGACCCCACCCCGCTCCGAGTCCAGTGAAGGTTTCCTGATGCTGCCGCAGCCGGATAGTCAGGACAGCTCATCCATCGGCTCCGGATCCAACTCACTGGAGGACATGCTCACCCACCGCAGCAGCA CGCTCAAAAAGCTTCCATTCATGAGGAACCGATCCAAGGAGAAAGACAGAGTGAAGGCCATCTACCGCCGCTCTGTGT CCATGAACGACCTGCTGCAGACGATGGATCTGTCCGAGGGTCAGTGGTCCAGCAGTGCGGATCATCTTGAGGCTCCTGACGAGGCCATCGGCTCTCAGCACAGGAAGGAGTTTGGATCCATGGACTACGCCGGGCTGACCCTGACCCGCGGCCGCAGCGCTCGCCTCCACTCTGATACAG GCAGTGCTGTGTCCAgtgatgacatcacacagccgtcGTCGCAGGAGAACAGTGTGCGGAGAGCTCTGGGTGAGTACACTTCTCTCGTGAGCGTCTGTGATGTCATGTCCTGCTGCTCTGACTGA
- the LOC132111043 gene encoding girdin-like isoform X2 encodes MDTTERDAFTPLLEDFLRSPLVCWVNTVSPLGSGGSHLSDFMTLVDGVHLNDVMTDINPKSSVQRVHRKVRNDPALRIQNLSLLVQQIKSCYQETLQQLVVMPLPDVLVLGRTPLSEQGLEEMRKILLLLLGCAVQCNRKEDYIDRIQTLDFDTRAAIVAHIQEVTHNQENVFDLQCVEESECVPHDKDAIFRQLTFNLKRLVDERDQHAETIVSLTLERDSALAPSPGDSSSMRRTESVQHLSVELADAKARIRRLRQELEEKSEQLLDCRQEVEHLETEVKRLQQESLQVLCEVRALRVYRDELDALREKAVRVERLESEVKRCREKLQDMEFFQTRVEELKEDSQVLLETRSVLEDQLESYRARSDKHHQLEKENLLLQSKIHELEMERDMDRKRMEDLLEENLALEMAQKQSMDESLHLGWELEQLSKTTPELTEVLQKSLGDEVNELTSSQLLKLEKENQMLLKSLEELKSDAHLHLDRDQQKLSQQVKGLEQENDHLNQTIASLRQRSQVSAEARVKDIEKENRVLHESIKETSSKLNKMEFESKQLRKDLEHYKEKGERAEELEMEVHRLEREKESLQKRLAALSITCGKVEVLEKENAELEAESRKLKKAADGLRNVSYQLEVLEKENTQLDEENLALRRMVESLRSTGAKAAQLELENKELESERTQLKKSLELLKASSKKNERLEVSYQSLDAENQRLQKALESGSRKVQQLEGELQDTEMENQSLQQSLEELKISSKGLEQLAQENMALEQENNQLERDKKQLEKENKRLRQQAEIKDSRLDEDNLRISHLEKENRTLGKELTALKDTCGRIKDLEKDNKELVKQATIDKRTLVTLREELVNEKLKTQQINNDLEKLTHELEKIGLDKEGLLGDEESSDDRFKLLECKLESTLKSSLEIKVEKIAALEARLQESSNLNQQLRHELKTVKKNYEALRQRQEEECSAQSSPARGREDTQSKWEKESQEATRELLKLKDRLIEVERNNATLQAEKQALRTQLKQLESQSGNLQAQILALQRQTASLQENNTTLQTQNAKLQVENSTLNSQSAALMSQNAQLQTQQSGTESERDVAIREKEELRSVYDLLLHDHEKLSALHERQASEYEDLIGKHGELKSGHKSLELQHRSLENRYNQLLKQKTELEQLERELTAQREKMISDSRSHQDTAAQYQRLGEEHHTLSSTHQQLLKDNELLQTDHKSLKSQLNTARLEQTRLEAEFSKLKEQYQQLDITSTKLTNQCELLSQLKGNLEEENRHLLDQIQTLMLQNRTLLEQTMESKDLFHVEQRQYIDTLNELRRQKEKLEEKIMDQYKFCDPSPPRRRGNWITLKMKKLIKPKSRERMRFLTQTPPRSESSEGFLMLPQPDSQDSSSIGSGSNSLEDMLTHRSSTLKKLPFMRNRSKEKDRVKAIYRRSP; translated from the exons AAACCCAAAGAGCAGCGTTCAGCGAGTCCACAGGAAGGTCAGGAACGACCCGGCACTGCGCATCCAGAACCTATCCCTCCTCGTGCAGCAGATCAAGTCCTGCTATCAG GAGACGCTGCAGCAGCTGGTGGTGATGCCACTTCCTGATGTGCTGGTGCTGGGCAGGACTCCTCTCAGCG agcAAGGACTGGAGGAGATGAGGAAGATCCTGCTGCTACTGCTGGGCTGTGCTGTACAg tgtaacAGGAAGGAGGACTACATCGACCGGATCCAGACGCTGGACTTTGACACACGGGCAGCCATCGTCGCTCACATTCAGGAG gtgacgCATAACCAGGAGAATGTGTTTGACCTTCAGTGTGTGGAGGAGAGTGAGTGTGTCCCACACGATAAAGATGCCATCTTTAGACAGCTGACCTTTAACCTTAAGCGCCTCGTTGACGAGAGAGACCAGCacgctgag acGATCGTGTCTCTGACTCTGGAGCGGGACAGTGCGCTCGCCCCATCGCCCGGAGACTCGTCCAGCATGAGACGCACAGAGAGCGTGCAGCATCTGTCTGTGGAGCTGGCCGACGCTAAAGCCAGGATCAGACGCCTGCGGCAGGAGCT AGAGGAGAAGAGCGAGCAGctgctggactgcagacaggaaGTGGAGCACCTGGAGACCGAGGTCAAGAGACTGCAGCAGGAA agcctGCAGGTGCTGTGTGAGGTGCGGGCGCTGCGGGTATACCgggacgagctggacgcgctccgagagaaggccgtgcGGGTGGAGCGGCTGGAGAGTGAGGTGAAGCGCTGCAGAGAGAAGCTCCAGGACATGGAGTTCTTCCAGACCAGAGTggag GAGCTGAAGGAGGACAGTCAGGTGCTGCTGGAGACCAGGAGCGTGCTGGAGGACCAGCTGGAGTCATACAGAGCTCGCTCAGATAAACATCACCAGCTGGAGAAGGAGAACCTGCTGCTGCAGAGCAAGATCCATGAGCTGGAGATG GAGCGAGACATGGACAGGAAGCGCATGGAGGATCTGCTGGAGGAGAACCTGGCACTGGAGATGGCCCAGAAACAGAGCATGGACGAGTCTCTACATCTGGGCTGGGAGCTGGAGCAGCTCTCCAAGACCACACCTGAGCTCACTGAAG tgctgcaGAAGTCTCTGGGGGACGAGGTGAACGAGCTGACGTCCAGTCAGCTGCTGAAGCTGGAGAAGGAGAACCAGATGCTGCTGAAGAGCCTGGAGGAGCTGAAGAGCGACGCACACCTGCACCTGGACAGAGACCAGCAGAAGCTCAGCCAGCAG GTCAAGGGTCTGGAGCAGGAGAACGATCATCTGAACCAGACCATCGCCTCTCTCAGACAGCGCTCTCAGGTCAGCGCCGAGGCCCGCGTCAAAGACATCGAGAAAGAAAACCGCGTGCTGCACGAGTCCATCAAAGAGACCAGCAGCAAGCTCAACAAGATGGAGTTTGAGAGCAAACAACTTCGCAAAGACCTGGAGCACTATAAAGAGAAAGGAGAAAGAGCCGAGGAGCTGGAGATGGAGGTCCATCGACTGGAGCGAGAGAAGGAGAGTCTGCAGAAGCGTCTCGCTGCTCTCTCCATCACCTGTGGGAAGGTGGAGGTGCTGGAGAAGGAGAATGCTGAGCTGGAAGCAGAGAGCAGGAAACTGAAGAAAGCGGCGGACGGTCTGAGGAACGTTTCCTATCAGCTGGAGGTCCTGGAGAAGGAAAACACTCAGCTGGATGAAGAAAACCTGGCGCTCCGGCGCATGGTAGAGTCTTTACGGTCCACCGGAGCAAAGGCTGCTCAGCTGGAGCTGGAGAACAAAGAGCTGGAGAGCGAGAGAACCCAACTCAAAAAGAGTCTCGAGCTCCTGAAGGCTTCGTCCAAAAAAAACGAGCGTCTGGAAGTCAGTTACCAAAGCCTGGACGCAGAGAACCAGCGGCTCCAGAAAGCCCTGGAGAGCGGCAGCCGCAAGGTTCAGCAGCTGGAGGGAGAACTGCAGGACACGGAGATGGAGAACCAGAGCCTGCAGCAGAGCCTGGAGGAGCTGAAGATCTCCAGCAAAGGTCTGGAGCAGCTGGCGCAGGAGAACATGGCCCTGGAGCAGGAGAACAACCAGCTGGAGAGGGACAAGAAGCAGCTGGAGAAGGAGAACAAGCGGCTGCGACAGCAGGCTGAAATCAAAGACTCCAGACTCGATGAAGACAACCTGCGCATCTCTCACCTCGAGAAGGAGAACCGCACGCTGGGCAAGGAGCTCACCGCTCTCAAAGACACGTGTGGCCGCATCAAAGACTTGGAGAAGGACAATAAAGAACTGGTCAAACAAGCAACCATAGACAAGAGGACCCTGGTCACTCTGAGAGAG GAGCTTGTCAATGAGAAATTAAAGACCCAGCAGATTAACAATGACCTGGAAAAGCTGACCCATGAGCTTGAGAAGATCGGCCTCGATAAAGAGGGGCTTCTGGGGGATGAAGAGAGCTCTGATGACAG GTTTAAGCTTCTGGAGTGTAAGCTGGAGTCCACTCTGAAGTCCTCTCTGGAGATCAAGGTGGAGAAGATCGCTGCGCTAGAAGCCCGACTGCAGGAGTCCTCCAACCTCAACCAGCAGCTGCGGCACGAGCTCAAAACG GTGAAGAAGAACTACGAGGCTCTGCGCCAGCGTCAGGAAGAGGAGTGTTCGGCTCAGAGCTCGCCTGCGAGAGGACGGGAGGACACACAGAGCAAATGGGAGAAGGAGAGTCAGGAGGCCACGCGAGAGCTTCTGAAGCTCAAAGACCGACTCATAGAGGTGGAGAGGAAC AACGCCACTCTCCAAGCAGAGAAGCAGGCTCTCCGGACGCAGCTGAAGCAGCTGGAGTCTCAGAGCGGCAATCTCCAGGCACAGATACTGGCTCTTCAGAGACAGACCGCGTCCCTACAGGAGAACAACACCACGCTACAAACACAGAACGCCAAACTACAG GTGGAGAACTCAACGCTGAACTCTCAGAGCGCCGCTCTCATGTCCCAGAATGCTCAGCTGCAGACGCAGCAGTCCGGCACAGAGAGCGAGAGGGACGTGGCCATTCGAGAGAAGGAAGAGCTGCGCTCGGTCTACGATCTGCTGCTGCACGACCACGAGAAGCTGTCTGCTCTGCACGAGAGACAGGCCTCAGAGTACGAGGATCTGATCGGCAAACACGGAGAGCTGAAGAGCGGCCACAAGAGCCTGGAGCTGCAGCACCGCAGTCTGGAGAACAG ataCAATCAGCTGCTGAAGCAGAAGACCGAGCTGGAGCAGCTGGAGAGAGAGCTCACAGCACAGCGAGAGAAGATGATCTCTGACAGCAGGAGCCATCAGGACACGGCCGCACAGTACCAGAGGCTCGGCGAGGAGCACCACAC GCTGAGCTCCACGCACCAGCAGCTCCTGAAGGACAACGAGCTCCTGCAGACAGATCATAAGAGCCTCAAGAGTCAGCTGAACACGGCCCGGCTGGAGCAGACGCGTCTGGAGGCAGAGTTCTCCAAACTCAAAGAACAGTACCAGCAGCTGGACATAACCTCCACCAAACTCACCAACCAGTGCGAG TTGTTAAGTCAGCTGAAGGGGAACCTTGAGGAAGAGAACCGGCATTTGCTGGATCAGATCCAGACCCTCATGCTGCAGAACCGGACCCTGCTGGAGCAGACCATGGAGAGCAAAGACCTGTTCCACGTCGAGCAGAGACAATACAT tgacacactcAATGAACTgaggagacagaaagagaaacttGAGGAGAAGATCATGGATCAGTATAAATTTTGTGACCCATCACCTCCACGAAG GAGGGGCAACTGGATCACGCTGAAGATGAAGAAACTGATCAAGCCAAAGAGTCGTGAGCGTATGCGCTTTCTCACACAGACCCCACCCCGCTCCGAGTCCAGTGAAGGTTTCCTGATGCTGCCGCAGCCGGATAGTCAGGACAGCTCATCCATCGGCTCCGGATCCAACTCACTGGAGGACATGCTCACCCACCGCAGCAGCA CGCTCAAAAAGCTTCCATTCATGAGGAACCGATCCAAGGAGAAAGACAGAGTGAAGGCCATCTACCGCCGCTCT CCATGA